In one window of Campylobacter hepaticus DNA:
- a CDS encoding HIT family protein, whose amino-acid sequence MIYENDLIYIDKEESQIPWVKIFTKENYKEISDCPLDLQKELFSKVLLCEKAMIEFYKPEKINIASFANYVPRVHFHVMARFKTDAFFPECMWGKQQRLMKDLKLPSFDQFVKFLNAKIY is encoded by the coding sequence ATGATTTATGAAAATGATTTAATTTATATTGATAAGGAAGAATCTCAAATACCTTGGGTAAAAATTTTTACTAAAGAAAATTATAAAGAAATTAGTGATTGTCCTCTAGATTTACAAAAAGAACTTTTTAGCAAAGTTTTATTGTGCGAGAAAGCTATGATAGAATTTTATAAACCTGAAAAAATTAATATAGCTTCTTTTGCAAATTATGTTCCAAGGGTACATTTTCATGTTATGGCAAGATTTAAAACAGATGCTTTTTTTCCTGAATGTATGTGGGGAAAACAACAAAGATTGATGAAAGATTTGAAACTTCCAAGTTTTGATCAATTTGTAAAATTTTTAAATGCTAAAATTTATTAA